In Necator americanus strain Aroian chromosome IV, whole genome shotgun sequence, the following proteins share a genomic window:
- a CDS encoding hypothetical protein (NECATOR_CHRIV.G14102.T1): MNFFCYYAHVLVVLCSPIQTTYSWYYGRDAPDRWSVGEIWPLPQKVKYGDANRTLSPDKIGFDLGDNKNCDVLWMNAENYLNKWMFPFPVTAKTKADDFLISVKVTSACPKGVPQHGESEEYKLSVTRDGATISAETVWGAVRGMDSISQLIFFDNEKMKYKIRTAEVHDFPRFPLRGLMIDTSRHFLSTKTIKRQLDIMAMNKMNVLHWHLVDSESFPFVSTKFPNLAKVGAYSPKHQYSPKDVRKIIDFARIRGIRVIPEFDVPGHTGSWRGQPELLTECFDSAGKPTNLPNLIDPSNEENFKFLEEFLNEVVETFPDEFLHLGGDEIEDFIVVFRERNPKIRDFMQKKSFGNDTTLLEDFFFERLNTIVQNLKSKRRTIFWQEVFDHNVPEKQSIIHIWKGSTHQQIMSEVKNVTSKGYAAIVSACWYLNYIKYGADWRDEIPGTAPSNSRYYYCDPTEFDGTPEQKALVLGGIAAIWGELVDNTNIESRLWPRASAVAERLWSPKEQTKKASDAWPRMHELRCRMVSRGFRFQPVNNPDFCPYEFDS; this comes from the exons atgaatttcttttgttaCTACGCACATGTTCTAGTTGTATTATGTTCTCCAATTCAAACTACTTACTCCTGGTACTACGGACGAGATGCTCCAGATAGATGGTCAGTAGGAGAG ATATGGCCTCTTCCACAAAAAGTCAAGTACGGAGACGCGAATCGCACCCTTAGCCCCGATAAAATAGGTTTTGATCTCGGCGACAATAAAAACTGTGACGTATTATGGATGAATGCCGAGAATTACT taaataaatggatgTTTCCGTTTCCCGTTACTGCAAAAACGAAAGCGGACGATTTCCTCATCAGCGTTAAGGTTACGAGTGCTTGCCCAAAAGGTGTGCCACAACACGGAGAGAGCGAAGAGT ATAAGCTCTCGGTGACACGTGATGGTGCTACGATCTCTGCAGAAACGGTTTGGGGTGCAGTCCGAGGAATGGATTCAATCAGTCAGCTTATTTTCTTCGATAACGAGAAAATGAAG TACAAGATCAGAACGGCAGAGGTTCACGACTTTCCGCGTTTTCCTCTTCGAGGTTTAATGATTGATACCTCGAGACACTTCCTTTCAACAAAAACTATCAAGAGGCAACTT GATATTATGGccatgaataaaatgaatgttcTACATTGGCACCTCGTAGACAGTGAGTCATTTCCGTTCGTTTCGACGAAGTTTCCCAATCTTGCAAAAGTA GGTGCGTATTCGCCAAAACACCAATATTCACCGAAGGATGTGCGGAAAATTATCGATTTTGCTAGGATTCGTGGAATACGGGTAATTCCCGAATTCGATGTACCAG GACATACGGGCTCATGGCGTGGACAACCAGAATTGCTTACCGAATGTTTCGATTCGGCCGGAAAACCCACTAATTTGCCCAATCTTATAGATCCTAGTAACGaagaaaactttaaatttCTAGAG GAGTTTCTCAACGAGGTAGTGGAAACATTCCCTGATGAGTTTCTACATCTAGGAGGTGATGAAATCGAGGACTTCATT GTGGTTTTCAGGGAAAGAAACCCGAAAATACGAGACTTTATGCAGAAGAAATCTTTTGGTAACGACACCACACTACtcgaggatttcttttttgaaag ACTTAACACAATTGTACAAAATCTGAAgagcaaaagaagaacgatATTCTGGCAGGAAGTTTTCGACCACAATGTGCCG GAAAAACAGTCCATTATCCACATCTGGAAGGGGAGTACTCATCAACAAATAATGAGCGAAGTGAAGAATGTAACATCGAAGGGATATGCCGCTATCGTATCCGCATGCTG gtaCCTTAACTATATTAAGTATGGCGCTGACTGGAGGGATGAGATTCCAGGAACTGCACCGTCAAATTCAAG GTATTACTATTGTGACCCCACTGAATTTGATGGCACTCCCGAGCAAAAAGCCTTGGTCCTAGGCGGAATTGCAGCAATATGGGGAGAACTCGTGGATAACACAAACATAGAAAGCAGACTATG gCCAAGAGCTTCTGCTGTTGCAGAGAGATTGTGGTCGCCAAAGGAACAAACCAAGAAG GCATCGGACGCTTGGCCACGAATGCACGAGTTGCGATGCCGCATGGTGTCACGAGGATTCCGCTTCCAACCTGTTAACAATCCGGATTTCTGCCCCTACGAGTTCGATTCTTAA